In the genome of Mycobacterium kansasii ATCC 12478, one region contains:
- a CDS encoding PE family protein produces the protein MSYVIAAPELLAAASTDLQSIGSSLSRASAAASAPTTELLAAASDEVSAAITAVFSAHARDYQALSAHVAAFHERFVQALTRSGAAYAAAEAVGASSLQGVQQDVLGLINAPTLALLGRPLIGNGADGTTPGAAGGAGGLLYGNGGNGAAGMNPGVAGGAGGAAGLIGNGGIGGAGGAGAAGGAGGHGGWLYGNGGVGGQGGAGIAGLAGFNGANGGAGGAGGAAGLWGSGGAGGAGGTGGTAGDHTGGAGVHGGITAGSGGNGGIGGHGGWLAGDGGAGGHGGAGGDGSSPNRDNYGGVGGVGGNGGAAGLIGSGGAGGNGGSGGPSGGYQGSGGNGGDGGGGGSGGWLYGNGGAGGHGGSGGDAVFSGSLFGGAGGAGGAGGAAGLFGDGGTGGVGGAGGESQYYSSSGGAGGTGGAGGRLIGNGGAGGQGGAAGAPAASASFEIGGAGGNGGAGGIGGWLYGNGGAGGAGGAGGASASATASGGNGGNGGNGGAAQLIGSAGAGGKAGAGGAGGAGGNSGADGASGIAGIGGRLYGGAPLEIFGRPLIGDGADGDPSHPNGYDGGWLYGNGGNGYDNSANAGVAGGSGGSAGLIGNGGFGGAGGAGAAGGTGGAGGWLYGNGGAGGAGGAGLAGFNGGNGGNGGAGGAAGWWGSGGAGGQGGIGGAPGGGKGYAAGNGGNGGGGGAGGWLSGNAGGGGQGGAGGDAPVAPYFAGNGGAGGSGGGAGLLGAGGAGAAGGAGGIGYNGGGHGGHGGNGGYGGWLSGDAGAAGQGGAGGHSNYHGGSGGAGGAGGAAGLFGDGAAGAAGGDGGQTVLYGPSTGGSGGAGGAGGWLVGNGGTGGRGGLGASATSFAGGSGGAGGAGGVGGWLFGAGGGGGAGGAGGATPDPLGNGGNGGNGGNGGAAQAVGDGGDGGTGGSAGTNGGGGNDGVDGLGGVGGAGGLLTGAPGTDG, from the coding sequence ATGTCGTATGTGATTGCAGCACCCGAGCTACTGGCGGCGGCGTCAACGGATTTGCAGAGTATCGGTTCGTCACTGAGCAGGGCCAGCGCCGCAGCGTCGGCCCCGACCACTGAGCTACTGGCTGCAGCCAGCGACGAGGTGTCGGCGGCGATCACCGCGGTGTTTTCCGCACATGCCCGGGACTATCAGGCACTCAGCGCTCACGTGGCGGCTTTTCACGAACGGTTCGTCCAGGCCCTGACCAGGTCCGGGGCGGCCTATGCGGCCGCCGAGGCGGTCGGCGCCTCGTCCCTACAGGGTGTGCAGCAAGACGTGCTGGGTCTCATCAACGCGCCTACTCTGGCGCTCTTGGGTCGCCCGCTGATCGGCAACGGCGCCGACGGGACGACACCCGGAGCGGCCGGTGGGGCCGGCGGGTTGTTGTACGGCAACGGCGGTAATGGTGCCGCCGGGATGAACCCCGGCGTGGCCGGGGGTGCGGGTGGTGCTGCGGGCTTGATTGGCAATGGCGGGATCGGTGGTGCTGGTGGGGCCGGCGCGGCCGGCGGCGCCGGCGGGCATGGCGGATGGTTGTACGGCAACGGTGGGGTCGGCGGGCAAGGTGGCGCCGGCATAGCCGGCTTGGCGGGCTTCAACGGTGCCAATGGCGGCGCGGGCGGTGCCGGCGGGGCGGCCGGCCTGTGGGGCAGTGGCGGTGCCGGCGGGGCGGGCGGGACCGGCGGGACCGCCGGCGACCACACCGGCGGCGCCGGGGTTCATGGCGGCATCACCGCCGGCAGCGGCGGCAATGGCGGGATCGGCGGCCACGGCGGGTGGTTGGCCGGCGACGGCGGGGCCGGCGGGCACGGTGGGGCCGGCGGCGACGGGAGCTCCCCCAACAGGGATAACTATGGCGGCGTCGGTGGCGTCGGCGGCAATGGTGGAGCCGCCGGGCTCATCGGGTCCGGCGGGGCCGGCGGCAACGGCGGAAGCGGCGGGCCCAGCGGAGGCTACCAAGGTAGCGGCGGTAATGGCGGCGATGGGGGCGGCGGCGGGTCCGGCGGGTGGCTGTACGGCAACGGCGGGGCCGGCGGTCACGGTGGCTCCGGCGGGGATGCGGTCTTTTCCGGCAGTCTCTTTGGCGGCGCCGGTGGCGCCGGTGGCGCCGGTGGTGCCGCCGGATTGTTCGGCGACGGTGGGACCGGTGGTGTTGGCGGGGCTGGCGGAGAAAGCCAGTACTACAGCAGCAGCGGCGGGGCTGGCGGCACCGGAGGCGCAGGCGGGCGGTTGATCGGCAACGGCGGGGCCGGCGGGCAAGGCGGGGCCGCCGGAGCTCCGGCAGCGAGCGCCTCGTTCGAGATCGGGGGAGCTGGCGGTAACGGAGGCGCAGGAGGCATCGGTGGATGGCTATACGGCAACGGCGGCGCCGGCGGCGCCGGTGGCGCCGGCGGGGCTAGCGCTTCCGCCACCGCAAGTGGCGGCAACGGCGGCAACGGCGGCAATGGCGGGGCGGCCCAGCTGATCGGCTCCGCCGGTGCCGGCGGCAAGGCCGGCGCCGGCGGAGCTGGCGGGGCCGGCGGGAACAGCGGGGCCGACGGGGCCAGCGGCATTGCCGGAATCGGCGGCCGGCTGTACGGCGGTGCGCCCTTGGAGATCTTTGGACGCCCGCTGATCGGCGATGGTGCCGACGGTGACCCGTCACACCCTAACGGCTATGACGGCGGGTGGCTGTACGGCAACGGCGGCAACGGCTACGACAACAGCGCAAACGCCGGAGTGGCCGGTGGTTCCGGCGGTTCAGCCGGATTGATCGGCAATGGCGGGTTCGGCGGGGCCGGTGGTGCCGGTGCGGCCGGTGGGACCGGCGGGGCCGGCGGCTGGCTGTACGGCAACGGCGGAGCCGGCGGGGCCGGCGGGGCCGGCTTAGCGGGCTTTAACGGCGGTAACGGCGGTAACGGCGGGGCCGGCGGTGCCGCCGGGTGGTGGGGCAGCGGCGGCGCCGGCGGGCAAGGTGGCATCGGCGGGGCCCCCGGCGGCGGCAAGGGCTACGCCGCCGGTAACGGCGGCAATGGTGGCGGCGGTGGGGCCGGCGGCTGGCTGTCGGGCAACGCCGGAGGCGGTGGGCAAGGTGGCGCGGGCGGAGACGCTCCCGTTGCTCCTTACTTCGCCGGCAACGGCGGCGCCGGCGGCAGCGGTGGTGGCGCCGGGCTGCTCGGTGCCGGTGGAGCGGGCGCCGCCGGCGGGGCCGGGGGGATCGGCTACAACGGCGGTGGCCACGGCGGACACGGCGGCAATGGCGGCTATGGCGGGTGGCTGAGCGGCGACGCCGGGGCCGCGGGTCAAGGTGGCGCCGGCGGGCACTCGAACTACCACGGGGGCAGCGGTGGCGCCGGCGGCGCCGGTGGGGCTGCCGGATTGTTCGGTGACGGCGCAGCCGGCGCAGCCGGCGGGGACGGCGGGCAAACTGTCCTCTACGGCCCGAGCACCGGCGGTAGTGGCGGTGCCGGTGGTGCCGGCGGTTGGCTGGTCGGCAACGGTGGGACCGGCGGGCGAGGTGGACTCGGCGCCTCTGCGACGTCCTTCGCCGGCGGCAGCGGAGGCGCCGGCGGCGCGGGCGGCGTCGGCGGGTGGCTGTTTGGTGCCGGTGGCGGCGGGGGTGCGGGTGGCGCCGGCGGCGCCACTCCCGACCCCCTTGGTAACGGTGGTAACGGCGGTAACGGCGGTAACGGTGGGGCCGCCCAGGCGGTTGGTGACGGCGGCGATGGCGGAACCGGTGGGTCCGCCGGGACCAACGGTGGGGGTGGGAACGACGGGGTCGACGGGCTCGGCGGCGTTGGTGGCGCAGGCGGGCTGTTGACTGGCGCACCCGGCACGGATGGGTGA
- a CDS encoding HhH-GPD-type base excision DNA repair protein, with product MPKLQLAQDQAADALLDSNPFALLVGMLLDQQVPLETAFAGPKKIADRMGGFDAGEIADYDPEKFAALCSEKPAIHRFPGSMAKRIQALAQVVVDRYGGDAAAVWTAGDPDGNELLRRLKGLPGFGEQKARIFLALLGKQYGVTPPGWREAAGPYGQPGSYISVADIVDARSLGQVRSHKKQMKASAKD from the coding sequence ATGCCGAAACTGCAGCTTGCCCAGGACCAGGCCGCCGACGCGCTGCTCGACTCCAATCCGTTTGCGCTGCTGGTCGGCATGCTTCTTGATCAGCAGGTGCCGTTAGAGACCGCGTTCGCCGGGCCCAAGAAGATCGCCGACCGGATGGGCGGTTTCGACGCCGGTGAGATAGCGGACTACGACCCGGAAAAGTTCGCCGCACTGTGCTCGGAAAAGCCTGCGATACATCGCTTTCCGGGCTCGATGGCCAAGCGCATCCAGGCACTGGCGCAGGTCGTCGTGGACCGCTACGGCGGGGATGCGGCCGCCGTGTGGACCGCCGGCGATCCCGATGGTAACGAGTTGCTGCGGCGGCTCAAGGGGCTGCCCGGTTTCGGCGAGCAAAAAGCCCGGATCTTTCTGGCGTTGCTCGGCAAGCAATACGGCGTGACGCCGCCGGGCTGGCGCGAGGCCGCCGGACCGTACGGTCAACCCGGCAGCTATATCTCTGTCGCCGATATCGTCGACGCCCGCTCGCTCGGGCAGGTGCGCTCGCACAAGAAACAGATGAAGGCTTCTGCTAAGGATTAG
- a CDS encoding class I SAM-dependent methyltransferase, which yields MTPADEAAQQKVSLTGVSETALLTLNARAAEARRSDPIIEDPMAVRLVDSIDFDFAKFGPTRQDIALRARAFDAAALSYLGRHPSATVVALAEGLQTSFWRLDAALSDGQFRWLTVDLEPVIDIRARLLPTPARVSVCAQSALDYSWMDCVDPSGGVFITAEGLLMYLQPEQALALISECAQKFPGGQMLFDLPPRWFTLFSRLGIRTSLRYKIPPMPFSLSVGQAADLVNTVPGIRAVRDVPLPTGRGLVFNAALSTVYRMPVFDALRPCLTLLEFG from the coding sequence ATGACCCCCGCCGACGAAGCCGCCCAACAGAAGGTCAGCCTCACCGGAGTCTCCGAGACCGCCTTGCTGACGCTGAACGCAAGGGCCGCCGAGGCCCGCCGCAGCGACCCGATCATCGAAGACCCGATGGCCGTCAGGCTGGTCGACTCCATCGACTTCGATTTCGCGAAGTTCGGTCCTACCCGCCAGGACATCGCGTTGCGGGCCCGGGCCTTCGACGCCGCGGCCCTGTCCTATCTCGGCCGGCATCCGTCGGCCACGGTGGTGGCGCTGGCAGAAGGTCTGCAAACCAGCTTCTGGCGTTTGGACGCCGCTCTTTCGGATGGTCAATTTCGTTGGCTCACAGTTGATCTGGAACCGGTCATCGATATCCGTGCGCGGCTGCTGCCGACGCCCGCCCGGGTGTCGGTGTGCGCCCAGTCCGCGTTGGACTACAGCTGGATGGACTGCGTCGACCCATCCGGCGGGGTGTTCATCACCGCCGAGGGGCTGCTGATGTACCTGCAGCCCGAACAGGCGCTGGCGCTGATCAGCGAGTGCGCGCAGAAATTCCCGGGCGGCCAGATGCTCTTCGACCTGCCGCCGCGCTGGTTTACCCTCTTCAGCCGGCTCGGCATCCGGACGTCGCTGCGCTACAAGATTCCGCCGATGCCGTTCAGCCTGTCCGTCGGGCAGGCCGCGGATTTGGTGAACACGGTGCCGGGCATCCGCGCGGTTCGCGACGTGCCGTTGCCCACCGGGCGCGGCTTGGTGTTCAACGCCGCGCTGTCGACGGTCTATCGCATGCCCGTCTTCGACGCGCTGCGTCCATGCCTGACCCTGCTGGAGTTCGGCTGA
- a CDS encoding GntR family transcriptional regulator — MELRDWLRIDVKAGKPLFDQLRTQVIDGVRAGALPPGTRLPTVRDLAGQLGVAANTVARAYRELESAAIVETRGRFGTFISRFDPTDAAMAAAAREYVEVARALGLTKSDAMRYLTNVPD, encoded by the coding sequence GTGGAGCTGCGCGACTGGTTACGGATCGATGTGAAGGCGGGCAAGCCGCTGTTCGACCAGCTCAGAACCCAAGTTATCGACGGGGTGCGAGCCGGTGCGTTACCACCGGGAACCCGGCTGCCGACGGTTCGCGACCTGGCCGGCCAGCTCGGGGTTGCCGCCAATACGGTGGCCCGCGCCTACCGGGAGCTGGAGTCGGCGGCGATCGTCGAAACACGCGGGCGCTTCGGTACTTTCATCTCCCGCTTCGACCCGACCGACGCGGCGATGGCCGCCGCAGCCAGGGAATACGTGGAAGTCGCTCGCGCACTGGGCCTGACCAAGTCCGACGCGATGCGCTATCTCACGAACGTGCCCGACTGA
- a CDS encoding DUF1697 domain-containing protein, with protein sequence MTRYAAFMRGVNVGGVTLKMADVAAALTDAGLTDVRTVLASGNVLLESSSDAAQVRATAEAALREQFGYDAWVLVYDIDTVHAIDDGYPFDREVDGYQSYVTFVSDAAVLDELAALQGGPAEKISRGDGVVYWQVPKGSTLNSAIGQTMGKKRYKSSTTTRNLRTLDKVLK encoded by the coding sequence ATGACCCGGTACGCGGCATTCATGCGCGGCGTCAATGTCGGGGGCGTGACCCTGAAGATGGCCGACGTCGCCGCGGCGTTGACCGACGCCGGGCTCACCGACGTGCGCACCGTCCTGGCCAGCGGCAACGTCCTGCTCGAGTCATCCTCCGATGCCGCGCAGGTGCGCGCCACTGCCGAGGCCGCGTTGCGCGAGCAGTTCGGTTATGACGCGTGGGTGTTGGTCTACGACATCGATACCGTGCACGCCATCGACGACGGGTACCCGTTTGACCGGGAGGTCGACGGATACCAGTCGTACGTCACGTTTGTCAGCGACGCCGCGGTGCTCGACGAACTGGCGGCGCTGCAAGGTGGCCCGGCGGAGAAAATCAGCCGCGGCGACGGCGTCGTTTACTGGCAGGTACCGAAGGGAAGCACATTGAACAGCGCCATCGGCCAAACCATGGGTAAAAAGCGCTACAAGTCGTCGACCACCACCCGCAACCTGCGAACCCTGGACAAGGTGCTGAAATGA
- a CDS encoding SIR2 family NAD-dependent protein deacylase — protein sequence MRVTVLSGAGISAESGVPTFRDDKNGLWARFDPYELSSTHGWESNPERVWGWYLWRHYLVATVEPNEGHRAIADWQSAADVTVVTQNVDDLHERAGSAPVHHLHGSLFEFRCARCGIPYSEALPVMTEPAIEVEPPVCGCGGLIRPDIVWFGEALPEGPWQHAVAATESADVMVVVGTSAIVYPAAGLPELALARGIPVIEVNPEPTPLSGSATICVRQSASRALPGLLQRLPSLLG from the coding sequence ATGCGAGTGACGGTGCTCAGCGGGGCAGGGATCTCGGCGGAAAGCGGTGTGCCGACCTTTCGCGACGACAAAAACGGATTGTGGGCCCGTTTCGACCCCTACGAGCTGTCCAGCACACACGGATGGGAGAGCAACCCCGAGCGCGTATGGGGCTGGTATCTGTGGCGCCACTACCTGGTGGCCACCGTCGAACCCAACGAGGGTCATCGAGCGATCGCCGACTGGCAGAGCGCGGCCGACGTCACCGTCGTCACCCAGAACGTCGACGATCTGCACGAACGTGCCGGCAGCGCCCCGGTGCACCACCTGCACGGCAGCCTTTTCGAATTCCGTTGCGCCCGTTGCGGTATCCCCTACAGCGAGGCGTTACCGGTGATGACCGAGCCGGCGATCGAGGTGGAGCCGCCGGTCTGCGGCTGCGGCGGCCTGATCCGCCCCGACATCGTGTGGTTCGGCGAGGCGCTGCCCGAAGGGCCGTGGCAACATGCCGTCGCGGCAACCGAATCCGCCGATGTGATGGTGGTGGTGGGGACTTCCGCGATCGTCTACCCGGCCGCCGGGCTACCGGAGCTGGCACTGGCACGCGGCATTCCGGTGATCGAGGTCAATCCTGAGCCGACTCCGCTGTCCGGGAGCGCGACGATCTGTGTACGCCAGTCGGCGAGTCGGGCGTTGCCCGGGTTGTTGCAGCGGTTGCCTTCGCTGCTGGGTTAG
- a CDS encoding DUF5302 domain-containing protein: MAASESPEDETKRKFREALDRKLAKSSGGSDHKDAGGKQSRAHGPVESRREFRRKSG; this comes from the coding sequence ATGGCTGCATCGGAGTCCCCGGAGGACGAGACCAAGCGCAAGTTCCGCGAAGCCCTCGACCGCAAGCTGGCCAAGTCGTCAGGCGGATCGGACCACAAGGATGCCGGCGGCAAGCAGTCCCGGGCGCATGGGCCGGTGGAAAGCCGTCGGGAGTTCCGTCGCAAGAGCGGCTAG
- a CDS encoding serine hydrolase domain-containing protein has product MTGAAALGLASCSSRPDRTAKPASAFDELDAKIDAGMKAYGIPGVAVGVWAGGQEYVKGYGVTNVDHPVPVDADTVFRIGSTTKTFTGTTLMRLVDEGTVDLDAPVRRYLPEFAVADPAVGAAVTVRQLLNHTSGWMGDDVQDFGRGDDALSAYVASMTRLPQLTAPGTVFAYNNAGLVVAGRIIEVVTGSTYESAVQRLLLDPLQLGHTHYFSDQIVGLNVAAAHNVVDGKPVVDTGFWSFPRSCNPTGALISSVRDQLRYARFHLGDGTAPDGSRLLGPQALAAMRSDPGAGGTLQVELTGMGVAWMLRPSAEGPIIVQHGGTWNGQRSGFFMVPERNFAMTLLTNSEGGAALTTDLFADDWALRRFAGISNLPAVPQHLSAADLAPFQGRYVAELIDESGRLGQAVIDLRVGNGHLDGTISNGDPGTDSSRLGLAFYRPDHAIDLGPDNKPVGTRSDFVRDSAGNIAWFRNHGRIFQRR; this is encoded by the coding sequence ATCACGGGGGCGGCAGCCCTGGGATTGGCGTCATGTTCATCCAGGCCTGACCGAACCGCTAAACCCGCGTCCGCCTTCGACGAACTCGACGCCAAGATCGATGCGGGCATGAAGGCCTACGGGATCCCGGGCGTCGCGGTTGGCGTATGGGCCGGCGGTCAGGAATACGTCAAGGGCTACGGTGTCACCAACGTCGACCATCCGGTGCCCGTGGACGCCGATACCGTCTTCCGGATCGGTTCCACCACAAAAACATTCACCGGAACCACGCTCATGCGACTGGTGGACGAGGGCACGGTGGACCTGGACGCGCCCGTGCGCCGGTACCTTCCCGAGTTCGCGGTTGCCGACCCGGCGGTCGGCGCCGCCGTGACGGTGCGTCAGCTGCTCAACCACACGTCGGGCTGGATGGGTGACGACGTCCAGGACTTCGGCCGCGGCGACGACGCACTTTCGGCCTACGTCGCATCGATGACGCGACTACCGCAGCTGACTGCGCCGGGAACCGTATTCGCTTACAACAACGCCGGTTTGGTGGTCGCGGGCCGGATCATCGAAGTCGTCACCGGGTCGACGTACGAGTCGGCGGTGCAACGTCTACTGCTGGACCCGCTGCAACTTGGCCATACCCACTACTTCTCCGACCAGATCGTCGGTCTGAACGTGGCGGCCGCGCACAACGTGGTCGACGGCAAACCGGTTGTCGATACCGGTTTTTGGTCCTTTCCGCGTAGCTGCAACCCGACCGGCGCGTTGATTTCCAGTGTGCGAGATCAACTGCGCTACGCCAGGTTTCACCTCGGCGACGGCACGGCACCCGACGGAAGCCGGCTACTGGGCCCGCAAGCGCTGGCGGCAATGCGCTCGGACCCCGGCGCGGGCGGCACCCTGCAAGTCGAGCTCACCGGAATGGGTGTTGCCTGGATGCTCCGGCCATCCGCGGAAGGCCCGATCATTGTCCAGCACGGCGGCACCTGGAACGGGCAACGCTCCGGGTTCTTCATGGTGCCGGAGCGCAACTTCGCAATGACGTTGCTCACCAATTCCGAAGGCGGAGCGGCGCTGACCACAGACCTGTTCGCCGACGACTGGGCGCTGCGTCGCTTCGCCGGGATCAGCAACCTGCCCGCGGTACCGCAGCACCTCAGCGCCGCCGACCTGGCGCCGTTTCAGGGGCGCTACGTCGCCGAGCTCATCGACGAATCCGGGCGCCTCGGGCAGGCAGTCATCGACTTGCGGGTAGGGAACGGGCACCTCGACGGCACCATCAGCAACGGTGACCCAGGCACGGACAGCAGCCGCTTGGGCCTTGCCTTCTACCGGCCCGACCATGCGATCGACCTCGGACCCGACAACAAGCCGGTGGGCACGCGGTCCGATTTCGTGCGCGACTCAGCCGGCAACATCGCCTGGTTCCGCAATCACGGACGCATTTTCCAACGCCGGTAG
- a CDS encoding alpha/beta fold hydrolase → MAHAPAHYESAPCPEAPQPVPELQGGHCAALVVPENRSKPGGRTLRLAVAIIPSETQPAAADPIVFITGGPGEDAILDPPIAEGVGLNRNRDLILLSQRGNHSSEPTLGCPEIDQFFARRVSLVYDAATTGDEYVQAVKSCHDRLAGGADLSAFNSTESAYDLIDLRNALHVNQWNVFSHSYGTDLALIYSRLDAPAIRSLALDGMTPPSIASPGWTWSSAREAFDNMMSACTVQPACQAHYPNLADTFVRLVNQLEAHPVTTTVKVEGAGDTQVVLDGGALLNWMVPLGTHFPAEVPAAIDELAHGNPARIAQRWASAWVNPGKAGLMGWGLTLSIWCSEWVPFESADDQLRAARQAFAALPDSVRAQAPQLPFLRQGCAAWNVPKAADWVRGVSDAAMPALALSGSYDGQTGAASGQYVAQHLPHAISVTVPGVAHGIYADRCGAAVIASFFDNPQQPDTSCINSTAPPPYAITPPPP, encoded by the coding sequence GTGGCTCACGCGCCAGCGCATTATGAGTCGGCGCCCTGCCCGGAAGCGCCGCAACCCGTGCCGGAGCTGCAGGGCGGCCATTGCGCGGCGTTGGTGGTTCCCGAAAATCGCAGCAAACCCGGCGGGCGCACGCTGCGCCTGGCCGTCGCCATCATTCCGTCGGAAACCCAGCCCGCGGCCGCCGACCCGATTGTCTTCATCACCGGCGGGCCGGGCGAGGACGCCATCCTGGATCCGCCGATCGCCGAGGGCGTGGGGCTCAACCGCAATCGCGATCTGATCCTGTTGTCGCAGCGCGGCAACCATTCGTCGGAACCCACACTGGGCTGCCCGGAAATCGACCAGTTCTTCGCCCGCCGGGTGAGCCTGGTGTATGACGCAGCCACCACCGGCGACGAGTATGTGCAGGCGGTGAAGTCCTGCCACGACCGACTGGCCGGTGGCGCCGACCTGTCGGCCTTCAACTCCACCGAGAGCGCCTACGACCTCATCGATCTGCGCAACGCGCTGCACGTCAACCAGTGGAACGTGTTCTCCCATTCCTACGGCACCGACCTGGCCTTGATCTACTCGCGGCTGGACGCACCGGCGATCCGGTCGCTGGCCCTCGACGGGATGACGCCGCCGTCGATAGCGAGCCCGGGGTGGACCTGGAGCAGCGCACGGGAAGCGTTCGACAACATGATGAGCGCCTGCACTGTCCAACCGGCATGCCAAGCCCACTATCCCAACCTGGCGGACACTTTCGTTCGGCTGGTCAATCAACTCGAGGCGCATCCGGTTACCACCACCGTCAAGGTCGAAGGGGCCGGTGATACCCAAGTGGTGCTCGACGGCGGCGCCCTGCTGAACTGGATGGTCCCCCTGGGAACGCATTTTCCGGCCGAGGTGCCCGCCGCGATTGACGAACTCGCGCATGGTAATCCGGCGCGTATCGCCCAGCGGTGGGCGTCGGCGTGGGTGAACCCCGGCAAGGCCGGGCTGATGGGCTGGGGCCTGACGCTGAGCATCTGGTGCAGCGAATGGGTGCCGTTCGAGTCCGCAGACGACCAACTGCGGGCCGCCCGGCAGGCTTTCGCCGCGCTGCCTGATTCGGTGCGCGCCCAAGCCCCGCAACTGCCGTTCCTGCGTCAGGGCTGCGCGGCGTGGAATGTGCCCAAGGCCGCCGACTGGGTGCGGGGGGTCAGCGACGCCGCAATGCCGGCCCTGGCGCTGTCCGGCAGTTACGACGGGCAGACCGGCGCGGCATCAGGGCAATATGTCGCCCAGCATCTTCCGCATGCGATCTCGGTGACGGTCCCCGGCGTGGCACATGGGATTTACGCCGATCGCTGCGGGGCCGCCGTCATCGCATCGTTCTTCGACAACCCACAGCAGCCCGACACCAGCTGTATCAACTCCACTGCCCCGCCGCCCTACGCCATCACCCCGCCCCCACCGTGA
- a CDS encoding mannosyltransferase, protein MRVDRTSAVLTARTTRWQMRAAPLLLILSVAARFAWTYLAPNGANFVDLHVYVGGAAALDRPGTLYSYVYADQTPDFPLPFTYPPFAAVVFYPLHLLPFGLLALLWQLATMAALYGAVRISQRLLGVPAGRGHRAAMLWTAIAIWLEPLRSTFDYGQINVLLMLAALWAVYTTRWWLSGLLVGVAAGIKLTPAITAVYLVGVRRWLAAAASAVVFAASVGVSLLVVGDQARYYFTDLLGDARRVGPIATSFNQSWRGAISRILGHDAGFGPLVLTAIAVTAVLAVLAWRALDASDQLGKLLVVEMFGLLLSPISWTHHWVWLVPLMIWVLQGPVRERLGARIIGWSWLGLTMIGVPWLLSFAQPTIWVISRPWYLAWAGLVYPVATLTTLAWVAATRSRSR, encoded by the coding sequence GTGCGGGTAGACAGGACTTCAGCCGTCCTTACGGCGAGAACCACCCGGTGGCAGATGCGGGCAGCGCCGCTGCTGCTGATCCTGAGCGTCGCCGCGCGATTCGCCTGGACCTACCTGGCGCCCAACGGTGCGAACTTCGTGGACCTGCATGTTTACGTGGGAGGGGCTGCGGCTCTGGATCGCCCGGGCACCCTGTACAGCTACGTGTACGCCGACCAGACGCCGGACTTCCCGCTGCCGTTCACCTATCCACCGTTCGCTGCGGTCGTCTTCTACCCGTTGCATCTGCTGCCGTTCGGTCTGCTTGCGCTGTTGTGGCAGCTCGCGACGATGGCGGCGCTGTACGGCGCGGTCCGGATCAGCCAGCGCCTGTTGGGCGTGCCGGCCGGACGCGGTCACCGGGCCGCGATGCTGTGGACGGCGATCGCCATCTGGCTCGAGCCGCTGCGCAGCACCTTCGACTACGGCCAGATCAACGTCTTGCTGATGCTGGCGGCGCTGTGGGCGGTTTACACCACCCGGTGGTGGCTGTCGGGCCTGCTGGTCGGGGTGGCTGCCGGCATCAAGCTGACGCCGGCGATCACCGCCGTCTATCTCGTTGGCGTACGGCGCTGGCTAGCCGCGGCCGCGTCGGCAGTCGTCTTCGCGGCCAGCGTCGGCGTGTCGTTACTGGTCGTCGGCGACCAGGCGCGCTACTACTTCACCGACCTGTTGGGCGACGCTCGCCGGGTCGGGCCCATCGCTACGTCGTTCAATCAGTCGTGGCGCGGCGCGATTTCGCGGATTCTCGGACACGACGCCGGCTTTGGTCCGCTGGTGCTGACAGCGATTGCCGTCACGGCGGTCCTGGCTGTCCTGGCGTGGCGGGCGCTGGATGCGTCCGATCAGCTGGGCAAGTTGCTGGTCGTCGAAATGTTCGGGCTACTGCTTTCGCCTATTTCGTGGACCCACCACTGGGTGTGGCTGGTGCCGCTGATGATCTGGGTGTTGCAGGGGCCGGTGCGCGAGCGCCTTGGCGCCCGAATCATCGGCTGGAGCTGGCTGGGGCTGACCATGATCGGCGTGCCGTGGTTGCTCAGCTTCGCCCAGCCCACCATCTGGGTGATCAGCCGGCCCTGGTATCTGGCCTGGGCCGGGCTGGTCTATCCGGTGGCTACGCTGACGACCCTGGCCTGGGTTGCTGCGACGCGGAGTAGGTCACGCTAG
- a CDS encoding PPOX class F420-dependent oxidoreductase — MGRHVFDDKLLAVISGNSIGVLATIKRDGRPQLSNVRYHFDPRTLVFQVSITEPRAKTRNLRRDPRASILVDADDGWSYAVAEGTAELTAPAAAPGDDTVEALIALYRNIAGEHPDWDEYREAMVTDRRVLLTLPISHVYGLPPGKR, encoded by the coding sequence ATGGGACGCCACGTCTTCGACGACAAGCTGTTGGCCGTGATCAGCGGAAACTCGATCGGAGTTCTGGCCACCATCAAACGCGACGGACGTCCCCAGCTGTCCAACGTGCGGTATCACTTCGACCCCCGCACCCTGGTGTTCCAGGTGTCGATCACTGAGCCGCGGGCCAAGACACGCAACCTGCGCCGGGACCCGCGGGCGTCGATCCTGGTCGATGCCGACGACGGATGGTCCTATGCGGTCGCCGAGGGCACCGCGGAGCTCACGGCGCCGGCCGCCGCGCCCGGCGACGACACCGTGGAAGCGCTAATTGCCTTGTACCGCAACATCGCTGGTGAGCATCCGGATTGGGACGAATACCGGGAGGCCATGGTCACCGATCGGCGGGTACTGCTGACCCTGCCGATCTCCCACGTTTACGGTCTGCCGCCGGGTAAGCGGTAG